One window of Pyrus communis chromosome 12, drPyrComm1.1, whole genome shotgun sequence genomic DNA carries:
- the LOC137709782 gene encoding glycosyltransferase BC10-like produces MDDDELLWRASLVPRRRGLPFKRTPKVAFMFLTRGRLALAPLWEMFFKGHEGLYSIYVHANPGFNDTMPENSVFYGRRVPSKNVTWGEPNMVKAERRLLANALLDFSNQRFVLLSESCIPLFNFNVVYSYLMDSNQTFVEAYDLPGPVGRERYRHKMRPQITLDQWRKGSQWFEVDREIATEVVSDEKYFPVFTKYCTPSCYSDEHYLPTYVSIKFWKKNSNRTLTWVDWSKGGPHPSKFMRTDVTIDFLKKLRHGSKCEYNGKRTNICYLFARKFLPNSLDRLLRFAPKIMKFN; encoded by the exons ATGGACGACGATGAGCTGCTGTGGAGAGCTTCGTTGGTGCCGCGGCGGCGGGGTTTGCCGTTTAAACGGACTCCGAAAGTTGCATTCATGTTTTTGACGAGAGGGCGGCTGGCATTGGCTCCTCTTTGGGAAATGTTCTTCAAAGGGCATGAAGGGTTGTACTCCATATATGTTCATGCCAATCCAGGTTTCAATGACACCATGCCTGAAAACTCGGTTTTTTATGGCAGGAGGGTCCCGAGTAAG AATGTGACATGGGGTGAGCCTAACATGGTGAAAGCAGAGCGTCGCCTATTAGCCAATGCTTTGCTTGACTTCTCCAACCAACGTTTCGTGCTCCTCTCAGAGTCATGCATACCACTCTTTAACTTCAACGTAGTCTACAGTTATCTCATGGACTCAAACCAAACATTCGTGGAGGCCTACGACCTTCCTGGCCCGGTCGGCCGCGAACGGTATAGGCACAAAATGAGACCTCAAATCACTCTCGACCAGTGGCGGAAGGGCTCACAGTGGTTCGAAGTGGACCGTGAGATCGCAACCGAGGTGGTTTCCGATGAAAAGTACTTCCCTGTGTTCACAAAGTATTGCACCCCCTCATGCTACTCCGATGAGCACTACTTGCCCACATATGTAAGCATCAAGTTTTGGAAGAAGAATTCTAACAGGACGTTGACTTGGGTTGACTGGTCCAAGGGTGGGCCCCATCCATCGAAGTTTATGAGAACAGATGTAACGATTGATTTCTTGAAGAAGCTGAGACATGGAAGCAAGTGTGAGTACAATGGGAAGCGAACCAATATTTGCTATTTGTTTGCAAGGAAGTTCTTGCCAAACTCCTTGGATAGGCTGCTGAGGTTTGCTCCAAAGATCATGAAATTCAATTGA